aatcactaagccaccagggtttcttatgatctactagggctccttatatccCACTTATGTAAAACACCTAGTCATACAAATGCCTAGGGAGcaaagtctattagtggttaccagtagATGGGAGAAAATGGAGCTGAGAGTTATTGCTGAAGGTGTACTGAGTTTCTCTTTTGGGTAATGCAAATCTTTTGGAAATGATTAATGATGTTAGCACAATATAAtgcatgtaattaatgtcatgaaTTTTACAACTTAAGATTAAATGGAATacttctgttatatatattttaccacaataaaaaaaaattaaaaacaacaaacagataccacttcattcccactaggatagtacacaatacatacatacatatgtacatacatacatgtatgtatgtacatatatatgtatgcatataaatacttcaggtcctcttcagtttcagcaagcaaggttgtgtcatctgcatagcacaggctgttaatgagtcttcctccagtgctgaggtcatctttttcttcctatagtccagcttcttggattatttgctcagcatacagattgaataagtatggtgaaagacacaaccctgacacacaactttcctgactttatatcactcagtatccccttgttctgttcaaacatactccagtgtgacctcatcttaacaaataacatcttcaaaggtaTTATTTCCAAATGAAGTCACACTTaaaggagttaggacttcaacctaCCTTTttaggaggctttttttttttttaaattaaatccataacaataaGATTCAACAAAACAGAACTtaagagaaaaagataaatatagAATTCAGGATAGTTTTTGCCACTGGAAGGGTACAGGGAGAGTATTCATTGGATTATATGGTGATGCCATTACTTTATTTATAACCTGGGACATAGGTATATGAGTTCTCATTGTATTACTATTCTTTAAGAACGACTGACACATTTCATACAGTACTTTGCACGTGATATTTTAATAAGTAAAATTGAAAAGATTTCACTTTCCAGATTCTTTCATATTCTAGATTCTAAATCCATTCTTTCATCTTCTAATATTAAAGTCATTCTTCTCAAACTTCAGCATGCATCAAAATCTCAAAGAAGTAATTATTTAGAATGTTCATCCTTCAGATGTCTCCCCAGATATCAAAGTCAGTAGGTCTTGGGTGAGGTATGGAAAACAGCACTACAAACAAGGTCTCAGGTGACTCATCTCTGCACGTGCTTTATGAACGTACATGTAGACAGCTTTGCACTACAATACGCCTGGTGAGGAGCTGACCTCCTGGTTTAGTGCTGAACACAATCCCACAGCCACCATTAATGATGACCAGAACTGAAGGATCTCCAGACACTGCATTAATTCTTCTACAAGATCTGTCCTGTTGTCACCCTGACACCACAGAgatgattctgactgatggcccTGCTTCTTTGTGATTGTGGGGAaactaatcttcttaagtttgcCAACTAGCCTTTGGTCCCATTTCATTTTACACTCTACATTTCTTCCTTGAAATAAAGTCCATGTCTGTAgaaaaattgttttcttcatAAGAAAACATTACAAAGTTTTGCATGAGATTCCTAAGAGTGCAGACAACCCACTAAGACTTTAATGATTAAGTTAATTTTAAccagcctctgtgtggactcaccagagttgagaaagaaaaactgcaacaTAAGGTGactaatgagaaaagaaaaatctcatgTACACTCTCatcagtattttttgtttttggttttttaaggatCAAACCAAATGTGGTTCCAAAAAAGACTGCCAACTCTACCCTGCCTACTCaacaattattcattcatttgatgtAATTACTAAGATGAATAAAACGTGGAAATAGATATTAGAATAATGGTAAACCAATAAAACTGCTGAAGAAAGTGTAAAAGACACGAGAACAAGGAAAAATACGCCGTATAAATTACAGCAACATACGGAACACAATGATCCTACCTAAATTTGATTGAGTATCCTGTGCCAGGCATTGGATTAAGTGCTTTTAGTGGTTATAGGAATTAACTTCCcaacagaaaatattctttacatGGTCAGTCTAAAGCTCTCATAGCAATTCTTTTCCCCAAACAAAACTTTCATTAGAAAGGGATATGTGATGTTATTCTCAGTGATAAAATGGGAGGAGATGTCTTCTGTATGATTCTATGGAGAGATCTATTAACAACATGTCCTCGGACAAACAGTCAGTTTTGTGTCTCCAAGCACGATGTCCAGATATGATAGCTGAGTGTGTTGTAGCCATCTGTGACTCTATCACTTTAAGTCAATCTAGAAATCCAACCCAAAGCAGACAATACAATCACTGAAAAGCAGGTGTGCACCTCATAATGTTCCCCAAGGCTCCCTTTATGTCCctgtttctcaggctgtagatgaaggggttcatcATGGGAGTAACTACAGTGTACAGCATTGAAGCTACTGCAGTCTTTCTAGAAGAGTGTGTAAATGTTGTGCCAAAAGTTGACACGTAGAATAAGGAAACAACTGAaaggtgagacccacaggtagAAAAAGCTTTATACTTTCCACCTGCTGAAGGTATTCTCAAAATGGAGGAGACAATTTGAGTATaagagaaaatgattccagagaaaggaagagCACCCAGTATGCTAGCTGCAAAATATAAGATGATGTTATTGATGAGGGCTTCAAAACAGGCAACTTTGATGACCTGAACAAATTCACAGAAGAAGCAAGGAATTTCCAGGTCTGTGCAGAAGGACAGTCGCAACAACATCAGACTGAGGAACAGGGCATCCGAAATGCTAATGAGCAAGGAGACTAGACTCAGCAGGCCACAGAGGCGGGGATTTATGATAGCCGTGTATCTCAGtgggtgacaaatggccacatagcggtcataggccattactgAAAGGAGAAAACTTTCCAAACTAGCAAAAACCAGCACAAAGCAGACCTGGGTGAGGCATCCTGGGTAAGTGATGCTCTGATTCTGTCCTTGgaggttcaccagcatctttgggatcgtggtggtgctgaaacagatgtcagcaaaggagagattggaaagaaaaaagtacatgggggtgtgaaggtGAGAGTCAGAGCTGACggccaggatgatgagcaggtttcCCAGGACTGTGAGCAGATATATGGACAGAAACAGGATAAAGAGGGACCGCAGTTCCGGATCCTCTGTCAGTGTCAGGAGAAAAAACTCCGAAACACCTGTTTGGTTTCTAGGTCCCATATTGCTGATGAATCTGAAGGAAAAGATGAGGTAATTGCATTCAAAGGTCAGGAAGCAGCATCTTCGGATGAGAATGAGCGGAATGGGAGGGGATAACACAAAGGTGGTACTGTCTGCATgcattttatttggttattttttaaaaatgcagaagcTAATAGAGCAGAGcatcaacatttatttattttggaaaggGTAAGagggtggtctttttttttttaattacattcctTGTGCTCTTTTTGTCATTTGACATACTTGGTAATTTTGTTGAGAAAAATAGACTCTGGAGGCAGCCTGGTGAGACTGTCTCGGATTCCAGTGCTTTCCTCAGAAATTAGAACGGGGCAACAGAAATGCAGGCATCCCCTGCTTTTGAAAAGTTCACTTTTTTGCACTTTGCTTTTACAAAATACATCAGTAATGGTTTTCTTCGCTAGCCGAAAGACATTTAAGTTGGATTTCACTTTTGCAGAAAAACGTGAAAATCGAAACTAGCGTTCAGTGTTTTGCAGTGAGCATTTAAGGAGGCATTGCACAGCTCCTAGTGACGAGAGTCTGTCCCAAAGCTCCTTCTTTGAAAAGTACACTTGGCATTAAACTGCAATAGCTTTGAACTGTGCATATCAACACTATATGTTAGCATTATTTCAGGTTATACGTGTTATTTGGTATGACttagtgggttatgttttgaGTCTTGGAACCTTCCAAAATTTTTTCcgtataaattaatggtaattgcttcttcacTTTGCGCCATTTCGGCTTATGAAAGGATTCATAGGAATACTTTACTTTCGGATAGCAGGGAAAACCTGTAATACAAATGTGTGTTAAAAAGCAGGAATGGGAAGATAAGGTGATGTTGATAAACCCTCTTCACCACCACAAGAATGTTATAAATGTCAGAATTTTAAAACAGTCATCCTGCTTGAGAAGGGGCAGGCTTCTATTCAGGAAGAAAACGATCCTTGCCATTGTGGAGAGAGAGGACACTAGCAGAATGACAACTCCTTGCTATCGGTtcaaagataaaaggaaacatGTCAGGGAAATGGGAGACAGGCAGAAGTTCAAGGGTGACTTGATTCCAATCATTTCATGCTCATACTATCTTCACATGCATCATTCCCCTGGATGAACCTGTATTAAAACACCTGTCCTCATTTCCAAGCATTAACTAAGGGATTTAGGTTACCTGGCTGGCATCACTAAGGAATGATGCTTGACATCTGTCCTGGATGTTGGATGATGTAGATGGAAGAGCTTTCCTTAGGAAAGGCAGAGGGACCAAGTGAGGCACCAGGCTCCCCGGCAAGAGGATCATCTGTTGGTGGAGTACTGCTTCTTGATGGGAGAGGAATAACAAAAGTGGTAATGTCTGCATGCATATTATTTGGCTATCGAAGTGAGTGAGGTGGTTACAGGTAGACTATTTGTAACCTCTGTGTCCCTGGGGGCTCAATATCCAAAGTTCCTCATTAATCAAATACTTCTATTGTCATTCTGATCCCAGGACATTGCAAATCTTTAAAGACCAAAAAATAGAAGGT
This DNA window, taken from Elephas maximus indicus isolate mEleMax1 chromosome 3, mEleMax1 primary haplotype, whole genome shotgun sequence, encodes the following:
- the LOC126071047 gene encoding olfactory receptor 7G2-like codes for the protein MLVNLQGQNQSITYPGCLTQVCFVLVFASLESFLLSVMAYDRYVAICHPLRYTAIINPRLCGLLSLVSLLISISDALFLSLMLLRLSFCTDLEIPCFFCEFVQVIKVACFEALINNIILYFAASILGALPFSGIIFSYTQIVSSILRIPSAGGKYKAFSTCGSHLSVVSLFYVSTFGTTFTHSSRKTAVASMLYTVVTPMMNPFIYSLRNRDIKGALGNIMRCTPAFQ